The Cuculus canorus isolate bCucCan1 chromosome 5, bCucCan1.pri, whole genome shotgun sequence genome window below encodes:
- the TMEM63C gene encoding calcium permeable stress-gated cation channel 1 isoform X1: MESVYSVEPAPDGAGPTSLDMLSFLDALVNSTEEQCFSAHSRSTVLEGLPFGGVPTVLAMNFILWLLLLLIFSCLRKAAWDYGRLALLMDNDSLTSLFYGEQSEKEKSPSESSPLDADNKDVGFCSWLISIYQMKDEEIQSKCGIDATTYLSFQRHLLVLLTLVCVLSVAVILPVNFSGDLLGHNPTHFGRTTIANIPTQDRLLWLHSIFALIYFILTVLCMAHHSVHLEYRENEKVARTLMVTHIPKEITDPSLIIKHFHEAYPSCTVTNVQFCFDVRKLMKLDAARRKAMKGRLYFTTKAQKEGKIMIKTHPCARIFCCRFCGFEQVDAEQYYGELEEKLTDEFNAERNRITLKRLDMAFVTFQDERMTAVILKDYSHIRCRKHPQQSSVTTVVKSHHWGVCYAPAPSDIIWENLSVRGTSWWARFILLNICLFVLLFFLTTPAIIVNTMDMFNVTQPVENLKNPIITQFFPTLLLWAFSVFLPFLVYYSAFLESHWTRSSENQLTMHKCFFFLVFMVIILPSLGLSSLDLFFRWLFDTHFLDEASIKFQCVFLPDNGAFFVNYVVTSSLIGTAMELLRIPGLLVYTARLCFAKSEPERLHVKRSQAYQFQFGLEYAWTCCIFSVVMTYSITCPIIVPFGLLYMLLKHMVDRYNIYYVYIPTKLNQRLHVAAISQVMVAPILCMFWLLFFSVLRLGPTRPVTLFTFVVLLSCIIFSFFGLCLKKLQPRKPSSYQPPSPQMSDQSEGAFNDVERSSVSSTPNSNLFVATVLQEPELSLTPAASPAHQSYGTMGNHLEPAEDVEDGGLQSFETELETVEGEYRSGPVMESQARYQ, translated from the exons ATGGAGAGCGTGTACTCGGTGGAGCCAGCACCAGATGGTGCTGGCCCCACATCACTGGACATGCTCAGCTTTCTGGATGCCCTGGTGAACAGCACAGAAGAGCAATGCTTCAGTGCCCACTCCCGCAGCACCGTCCTGGAAGGACTACCATTTGGTGGTGTGCCCACCGTGCTTGCCATGAACTTCATCCTCTGGCTG CTTCTCCTCCTGATCTTCTCCTGCCTTCGGAAAGCAGCTTGGGACTATGGGCGCCTGGCATTGCTGATGGACAATGATAG TTTGACATCGCTTTTCTATGGAGAGCAGAGTGAGAAGGAGAAGTCTCCGTCAGAGAGCAGCCCCCTGGATGCCGACAACAAGGATGTG ggATTCTGCTCCTGGCTCATTTCTATCTACCAGATGAA GGATGAGGAGATTCAGAGCAAGTGTGGGATCGACGCCACCACCTACCTCTCCTTCCAGCGGCACCTCCTGGTCCTGCTTACGCTGGTCTGTGTGCTCTCTGTGGCTGTTATCCTGCCCGTCAACTTCTCGGGGGACCTCCTAG GACACAATCCCACCCACTTTGGCCGGACAACTATCGCCAACATCCCAACACA GGACCGTCTCCTGTGGCTGCACAGCATCTTCGCCCTCATCTATTTCATCCTCACTGTCCTGTGCATGGCTCACCACTCTGTCCACCTTGAATACAGAGAGAACGAGAAG gttgCCCGGACACTGATGGTTACCCACATCCCCAAGGAGATCACAGACCCTTCCCTTATCATCAAGCATTTCCA CGAGGCTTATCCCAGCTGCACTGTCACCAATGTCCAGTTCTGCTTCGATGTGCGCAAGCTGATGAAGCTGGATGCGGCGAG GCGCAAGGCAATGAAAGGGCGACTTTACTTCACCACCAAGGCACAGAAAGAGGGGAAGATCATGATCAAAACTCACCCTTGCGCCCGGATCTTCTGCTGCCGTTTCTGTGGCTTTGAGCAG GTGGATGCCGAGCAGTACTAcggggagctggaggagaagcttACGGACGAGTTCAATGCTGAGCGCAACCGCATCACGCTGAAGCGGCTCGACATGGCCTTCGTCACCTTTCAGGATGAGCGGATGACGGCTGT gaTTTTGAAGGACTACAGCCACATCCGCTGCCGCAAGCACCCCCAGCAGTCCTCTGTCACCACCGTGGTTAAGTCACACCACTGGGGCGTTTGCTATGCCCCTGCACCCAGCGATATCATCTG GGAGAATTTATCAGTCCGTGGCACATCCTGGTGGGCGCGATTCATCCTCCTTAATATCTGCCTCTTcgtccttctcttcttccttacCACACCAGCCATCATCGTCAACACTATGGACATGTTCAACGTCACACAGCctgtggagaacctcaag AACCCCATCATCACCCAGTTTTTCCCcacgctgctgctctgggccttctctgtcttcctgcccttcctcgTCTACTACTCAGCATTCTTGGAGTCACACTGGACAAG GTCAAGTGAAAATCAGCTCACCATGCACAAGTGCTTCTTCTTCCTGGTGTTCATGGTCATCATCCTGCCCTCATTGGGGCTGAGCAG TCTGGACCTTTTTTTCCGATGGCTGTTTGACACCCACTTTTTGGACGAGGCCAGTATCAAGTTCCA GTGTGTTTTCCTCCCAGACAACGGCGCTTTCTTTGTCAACTACGTGGTCACCTCCAGCCTGATTGGGACAGCAATGGAGTTGCTGCGCATCCCAGGCCTCCTTGTCTACACTGCCCGCCTCTGCTTTGCCAAGTCCGAGCCAGAGCGGCTTCATGTCAAGCGG AGCCAAGCGTACCAGTTTCAGTTTGGGTTGGAGTACGCCTGGACCTGCTGTATCTTCTCTGTCGTCATGACCTACAGCATCACCTGCCCCATCATTGTCCCCTTTG GTTTGCTCTACATGCTGCTCAAGCACATGGTTGACCGGTACAACATCTACTATGTGTACATCCCCACCAAGCTGAACCAGCGCCTCCATGTTGCTGCCATCAGCCAGGTCATGGTGGCCCCCATCCTCTGCATGTTTTGGCTGCTCTTCTTCTCTGTCCTGCGCCTCG GTCCTACCCGCCCTGTCACCCTGTTCACCTTCGTGGTCCTCCTCTCCTGCatcatcttctccttctttgGCCTCTGCCTGAAGAAGCTACAGCCACGGAAACCCTCCAGCTACCAG cctccctctccccagATGTCTGACCAGTCTGAGGGAGCCTTCAATGATGTGGAGCGGAGCAGCGTCTCCTCCACCCCCAACTCCAAC CTCTTTGTGGCCACTGTTCTGCAGGAGCCTGAGCTGAGCCTGACACCAGCGGCCTCTCCGGCGCACCAGTCCTACGGCACCATGGGCAACCACCTGGAGCCAGCAGAGGACGTGGAGGACGGGGGGCTGCAGAGCTTTGAGACAGAGCTTGAGACAGTGGAGGGCGAGTACAGGAGTGGCCCCGTGATGGAGAGCCAAGCCCGCTACCAGTGA
- the NGB gene encoding neuroglobin: protein MESGMPLSGGQRALVRESWRRLSGSPERHGRVLFTRLFDLDPDLLPLFQYNCKQFASPQECLSAPEFLDHVRKVMLVIDAAVSHLENFSCLEEYLCNLGKKHQAVGVKVESFSTVGESLLYMLEKCLGTAFSPDVQEAWSKLYGAVAKAMQRGWETLPEGD from the exons ATGGAGAGCGGGATGCCGCTGTCGGGCGGGCAGCGGGCGCTGGTCCGGGAGAGCTGGCGGCGGCTGAGCGGCAGCCCCGAGCGCCACGGCCGCGTCCTCTTCACCAG GTTGTTTGACTTGGACCCTGACCTGTTGCCCCTTTTCCAGTACAACTGCAAGCAGTTTGCCAGCCCTCAGGAGTGCCTCTCTGCTCCCGAGTTCCTGGACCACGTCAGGAAG GTGATGTTGGTGATCGATGCTGCTGTAAGCCACCTGGAGAACTTTTCCTGCCTGGAAGAGTATCTGTGCAACCTTGGCAAGAAGCATCAGGCAGTTGGTGTGAAGGTGGAGTCTTTCTCG ACTGTTGGCGAGTCCTTGCTGTATATGCTGGAGAAATGCCTTGGCACTGCTTTCAGCCCGGATGTGCAGGAGGCTTGGAGCAAACTCTACGGTGCTGTAGCAAAAGCCATGCAGCGCGGCTGGGAGACACTCCCAGAAGGGGACTAG
- the TMEM63C gene encoding calcium permeable stress-gated cation channel 1 isoform X3 translates to MESVYSVEPAPDGAGPTSLDMLSFLDALVNSTEEQCFSAHSRSTVLEGLPFGGVPTVLAMNFILWLLLLLIFSCLRKAAWDYGRLALLMDNDSLTSLFYGEQSEKEKSPSESSPLDADNKDVGFCSWLISIYQMKDEEIQSKCGIDATTYLSFQRHLLVLLTLVCVLSVAVILPVNFSGDLLGHNPTHFGRTTIANIPTQDRLLWLHSIFALIYFILTVLCMAHHSVHLEYRENEKVARTLMVTHIPKEITDPSLIIKHFHEAYPSCTVTNVQFCFDVRKLMKLDAARRKAMKGRLYFTTKAQKEGKIMIKTHPCARIFCCRFCGFEQVDAEQYYGELEEKLTDEFNAERNRITLKRLDMAFVTFQDERMTAVILKDYSHIRCRKHPQQSSVTTVVKSHHWGVCYAPAPSDIIWENLSVRGTSWWARFILLNICLFVLLFFLTTPAIIVNTMDMFNVTQPVENLKNPIITQFFPTLLLWAFSVFLPFLVYYSAFLESHWTRSSENQLTMHKCFFFLVFMVIILPSLGLSSLDLFFRWLFDTHFLDEASIKFQCVFLPDNGAFFVNYVVTSSLIGTAMELLRIPGLLVYTARLCFAKSEPERLHVKRSQAYQFQFGLEYAWTCCIFSVVMTYSITCPIIVPFGLLYMLLKHMVDRYNIYYVYIPTKLNQRLHVAAISQVMVAPILCMFWLLFFSVLRLGPTRPVTLFTFVVLLSCIIFSFFGLCLKKLQPRKPSSYQSFPPSLPLPRCLTSLREPSMMWSGAASPPPPTPTSLWPLFCRSLS, encoded by the exons ATGGAGAGCGTGTACTCGGTGGAGCCAGCACCAGATGGTGCTGGCCCCACATCACTGGACATGCTCAGCTTTCTGGATGCCCTGGTGAACAGCACAGAAGAGCAATGCTTCAGTGCCCACTCCCGCAGCACCGTCCTGGAAGGACTACCATTTGGTGGTGTGCCCACCGTGCTTGCCATGAACTTCATCCTCTGGCTG CTTCTCCTCCTGATCTTCTCCTGCCTTCGGAAAGCAGCTTGGGACTATGGGCGCCTGGCATTGCTGATGGACAATGATAG TTTGACATCGCTTTTCTATGGAGAGCAGAGTGAGAAGGAGAAGTCTCCGTCAGAGAGCAGCCCCCTGGATGCCGACAACAAGGATGTG ggATTCTGCTCCTGGCTCATTTCTATCTACCAGATGAA GGATGAGGAGATTCAGAGCAAGTGTGGGATCGACGCCACCACCTACCTCTCCTTCCAGCGGCACCTCCTGGTCCTGCTTACGCTGGTCTGTGTGCTCTCTGTGGCTGTTATCCTGCCCGTCAACTTCTCGGGGGACCTCCTAG GACACAATCCCACCCACTTTGGCCGGACAACTATCGCCAACATCCCAACACA GGACCGTCTCCTGTGGCTGCACAGCATCTTCGCCCTCATCTATTTCATCCTCACTGTCCTGTGCATGGCTCACCACTCTGTCCACCTTGAATACAGAGAGAACGAGAAG gttgCCCGGACACTGATGGTTACCCACATCCCCAAGGAGATCACAGACCCTTCCCTTATCATCAAGCATTTCCA CGAGGCTTATCCCAGCTGCACTGTCACCAATGTCCAGTTCTGCTTCGATGTGCGCAAGCTGATGAAGCTGGATGCGGCGAG GCGCAAGGCAATGAAAGGGCGACTTTACTTCACCACCAAGGCACAGAAAGAGGGGAAGATCATGATCAAAACTCACCCTTGCGCCCGGATCTTCTGCTGCCGTTTCTGTGGCTTTGAGCAG GTGGATGCCGAGCAGTACTAcggggagctggaggagaagcttACGGACGAGTTCAATGCTGAGCGCAACCGCATCACGCTGAAGCGGCTCGACATGGCCTTCGTCACCTTTCAGGATGAGCGGATGACGGCTGT gaTTTTGAAGGACTACAGCCACATCCGCTGCCGCAAGCACCCCCAGCAGTCCTCTGTCACCACCGTGGTTAAGTCACACCACTGGGGCGTTTGCTATGCCCCTGCACCCAGCGATATCATCTG GGAGAATTTATCAGTCCGTGGCACATCCTGGTGGGCGCGATTCATCCTCCTTAATATCTGCCTCTTcgtccttctcttcttccttacCACACCAGCCATCATCGTCAACACTATGGACATGTTCAACGTCACACAGCctgtggagaacctcaag AACCCCATCATCACCCAGTTTTTCCCcacgctgctgctctgggccttctctgtcttcctgcccttcctcgTCTACTACTCAGCATTCTTGGAGTCACACTGGACAAG GTCAAGTGAAAATCAGCTCACCATGCACAAGTGCTTCTTCTTCCTGGTGTTCATGGTCATCATCCTGCCCTCATTGGGGCTGAGCAG TCTGGACCTTTTTTTCCGATGGCTGTTTGACACCCACTTTTTGGACGAGGCCAGTATCAAGTTCCA GTGTGTTTTCCTCCCAGACAACGGCGCTTTCTTTGTCAACTACGTGGTCACCTCCAGCCTGATTGGGACAGCAATGGAGTTGCTGCGCATCCCAGGCCTCCTTGTCTACACTGCCCGCCTCTGCTTTGCCAAGTCCGAGCCAGAGCGGCTTCATGTCAAGCGG AGCCAAGCGTACCAGTTTCAGTTTGGGTTGGAGTACGCCTGGACCTGCTGTATCTTCTCTGTCGTCATGACCTACAGCATCACCTGCCCCATCATTGTCCCCTTTG GTTTGCTCTACATGCTGCTCAAGCACATGGTTGACCGGTACAACATCTACTATGTGTACATCCCCACCAAGCTGAACCAGCGCCTCCATGTTGCTGCCATCAGCCAGGTCATGGTGGCCCCCATCCTCTGCATGTTTTGGCTGCTCTTCTTCTCTGTCCTGCGCCTCG GTCCTACCCGCCCTGTCACCCTGTTCACCTTCGTGGTCCTCCTCTCCTGCatcatcttctccttctttgGCCTCTGCCTGAAGAAGCTACAGCCACGGAAACCCTCCAGCTACCAG TCGTTTCCTCCcagcctccctctccccagATGTCTGACCAGTCTGAGGGAGCCTTCAATGATGTGGAGCGGAGCAGCGTCTCCTCCACCCCCAACTCCAAC CTCTTTGTGGCCACTGTTCTGCAGGAGCCTGAGCTGA
- the TMEM63C gene encoding calcium permeable stress-gated cation channel 1 isoform X2, producing MESVYSVEPAPDGAGPTSLDMLSFLDALVNSTEEQCFSAHSRSTVLEGLPFGGVPTVLAMNFILWLLLLLIFSCLRKAAWDYGRLALLMDNDSLTSLFYGEQSEKEKSPSESSPLDADNKDVGFCSWLISIYQMKDEEIQSKCGIDATTYLSFQRHLLVLLTLVCVLSVAVILPVNFSGDLLGHNPTHFGRTTIANIPTQDRLLWLHSIFALIYFILTVLCMAHHSVHLEYRENEKVARTLMVTHIPKEITDPSLIIKHFHEAYPSCTVTNVQFCFDVRKLMKLDAARRKAMKGRLYFTTKAQKEGKIMIKTHPCARIFCCRFCGFEQVDAEQYYGELEEKLTDEFNAERNRITLKRLDMAFVTFQDERMTAVILKDYSHIRCRKHPQQSSVTTVVKSHHWGVCYAPAPSDIIWENLSVRGTSWWARFILLNICLFVLLFFLTTPAIIVNTMDMFNVTQPVENLKNPIITQFFPTLLLWAFSVFLPFLVYYSAFLESHWTRSSENQLTMHKCFFFLVFMVIILPSLGLSSLDLFFRWLFDTHFLDEASIKFQCVFLPDNGAFFVNYVVTSSLIGTAMELLRIPGLLVYTARLCFAKSEPERLHVKRSQAYQFQFGLEYAWTCCIFSVVMTYSITCPIIVPFGLLYMLLKHMVDRYNIYYVYIPTKLNQRLHVAAISQVMVAPILCMFWLLFFSVLRLGPTRPVTLFTFVVLLSCIIFSFFGLCLKKLQPRKPSSYQMSDQSEGAFNDVERSSVSSTPNSNLFVATVLQEPELSLTPAASPAHQSYGTMGNHLEPAEDVEDGGLQSFETELETVEGEYRSGPVMESQARYQ from the exons ATGGAGAGCGTGTACTCGGTGGAGCCAGCACCAGATGGTGCTGGCCCCACATCACTGGACATGCTCAGCTTTCTGGATGCCCTGGTGAACAGCACAGAAGAGCAATGCTTCAGTGCCCACTCCCGCAGCACCGTCCTGGAAGGACTACCATTTGGTGGTGTGCCCACCGTGCTTGCCATGAACTTCATCCTCTGGCTG CTTCTCCTCCTGATCTTCTCCTGCCTTCGGAAAGCAGCTTGGGACTATGGGCGCCTGGCATTGCTGATGGACAATGATAG TTTGACATCGCTTTTCTATGGAGAGCAGAGTGAGAAGGAGAAGTCTCCGTCAGAGAGCAGCCCCCTGGATGCCGACAACAAGGATGTG ggATTCTGCTCCTGGCTCATTTCTATCTACCAGATGAA GGATGAGGAGATTCAGAGCAAGTGTGGGATCGACGCCACCACCTACCTCTCCTTCCAGCGGCACCTCCTGGTCCTGCTTACGCTGGTCTGTGTGCTCTCTGTGGCTGTTATCCTGCCCGTCAACTTCTCGGGGGACCTCCTAG GACACAATCCCACCCACTTTGGCCGGACAACTATCGCCAACATCCCAACACA GGACCGTCTCCTGTGGCTGCACAGCATCTTCGCCCTCATCTATTTCATCCTCACTGTCCTGTGCATGGCTCACCACTCTGTCCACCTTGAATACAGAGAGAACGAGAAG gttgCCCGGACACTGATGGTTACCCACATCCCCAAGGAGATCACAGACCCTTCCCTTATCATCAAGCATTTCCA CGAGGCTTATCCCAGCTGCACTGTCACCAATGTCCAGTTCTGCTTCGATGTGCGCAAGCTGATGAAGCTGGATGCGGCGAG GCGCAAGGCAATGAAAGGGCGACTTTACTTCACCACCAAGGCACAGAAAGAGGGGAAGATCATGATCAAAACTCACCCTTGCGCCCGGATCTTCTGCTGCCGTTTCTGTGGCTTTGAGCAG GTGGATGCCGAGCAGTACTAcggggagctggaggagaagcttACGGACGAGTTCAATGCTGAGCGCAACCGCATCACGCTGAAGCGGCTCGACATGGCCTTCGTCACCTTTCAGGATGAGCGGATGACGGCTGT gaTTTTGAAGGACTACAGCCACATCCGCTGCCGCAAGCACCCCCAGCAGTCCTCTGTCACCACCGTGGTTAAGTCACACCACTGGGGCGTTTGCTATGCCCCTGCACCCAGCGATATCATCTG GGAGAATTTATCAGTCCGTGGCACATCCTGGTGGGCGCGATTCATCCTCCTTAATATCTGCCTCTTcgtccttctcttcttccttacCACACCAGCCATCATCGTCAACACTATGGACATGTTCAACGTCACACAGCctgtggagaacctcaag AACCCCATCATCACCCAGTTTTTCCCcacgctgctgctctgggccttctctgtcttcctgcccttcctcgTCTACTACTCAGCATTCTTGGAGTCACACTGGACAAG GTCAAGTGAAAATCAGCTCACCATGCACAAGTGCTTCTTCTTCCTGGTGTTCATGGTCATCATCCTGCCCTCATTGGGGCTGAGCAG TCTGGACCTTTTTTTCCGATGGCTGTTTGACACCCACTTTTTGGACGAGGCCAGTATCAAGTTCCA GTGTGTTTTCCTCCCAGACAACGGCGCTTTCTTTGTCAACTACGTGGTCACCTCCAGCCTGATTGGGACAGCAATGGAGTTGCTGCGCATCCCAGGCCTCCTTGTCTACACTGCCCGCCTCTGCTTTGCCAAGTCCGAGCCAGAGCGGCTTCATGTCAAGCGG AGCCAAGCGTACCAGTTTCAGTTTGGGTTGGAGTACGCCTGGACCTGCTGTATCTTCTCTGTCGTCATGACCTACAGCATCACCTGCCCCATCATTGTCCCCTTTG GTTTGCTCTACATGCTGCTCAAGCACATGGTTGACCGGTACAACATCTACTATGTGTACATCCCCACCAAGCTGAACCAGCGCCTCCATGTTGCTGCCATCAGCCAGGTCATGGTGGCCCCCATCCTCTGCATGTTTTGGCTGCTCTTCTTCTCTGTCCTGCGCCTCG GTCCTACCCGCCCTGTCACCCTGTTCACCTTCGTGGTCCTCCTCTCCTGCatcatcttctccttctttgGCCTCTGCCTGAAGAAGCTACAGCCACGGAAACCCTCCAGCTACCAG ATGTCTGACCAGTCTGAGGGAGCCTTCAATGATGTGGAGCGGAGCAGCGTCTCCTCCACCCCCAACTCCAAC CTCTTTGTGGCCACTGTTCTGCAGGAGCCTGAGCTGAGCCTGACACCAGCGGCCTCTCCGGCGCACCAGTCCTACGGCACCATGGGCAACCACCTGGAGCCAGCAGAGGACGTGGAGGACGGGGGGCTGCAGAGCTTTGAGACAGAGCTTGAGACAGTGGAGGGCGAGTACAGGAGTGGCCCCGTGATGGAGAGCCAAGCCCGCTACCAGTGA